A single region of the Phycisphaerae bacterium RAS1 genome encodes:
- a CDS encoding Transposase IS200 like protein, whose amino-acid sequence MCHCSASSVLGGGRRVRYHGDVESGIRKTRKAWNEPGHAHFLTYSCYRRLPLLTRDRTRRWVIDAMERARREHDAALWAYVIMPEHVHLLLCPNRPRYEMRRILAALKRPVATAAKAYRLERGETAWLDRLTVRYPTREVFRFWQPGGGFDHNIFREKTVAAVVEYIHANPVRRGLVTHPADWEWSSARFWEGSRDVPLAMDHPEG is encoded by the coding sequence GTGTGCCACTGCTCTGCGAGCAGTGTCTTGGGCGGCGGGCGACGGGTTCGGTATCATGGCGACGTGGAGAGCGGGATACGCAAGACGCGCAAGGCCTGGAACGAGCCGGGCCACGCGCATTTTCTCACGTACTCGTGCTACCGCCGGCTGCCCCTGCTGACGCGCGACCGAACGCGGCGGTGGGTGATCGACGCAATGGAGAGGGCCCGGCGAGAGCACGACGCGGCGCTCTGGGCTTACGTCATCATGCCGGAGCACGTGCATCTCCTGCTGTGCCCGAATCGGCCGCGATACGAAATGCGGCGAATTCTGGCGGCGTTGAAGCGGCCGGTCGCCACGGCGGCCAAAGCCTATCGTCTGGAGCGCGGTGAAACGGCGTGGCTGGACCGGCTGACGGTGCGCTACCCGACGCGGGAGGTGTTCCGCTTCTGGCAGCCGGGCGGCGGGTTCGACCACAACATTTTCCGGGAGAAGACCGTCGCGGCGGTGGTAGAATACATCCACGCAAACCCGGTCCGGCGAGGGTTGGTCACGCACCCCGCGGATTGGGAGTGGTCGAGCGCTCGGTTCTGGGAAGGAAGTCGGGATGTTCCGCTGGCGATGGACCACCCCGAGGGCTGA
- a CDS encoding Transposase IS200 like protein, which yields MCHCSASSVLGGRRRVRYHSGVESGIRKTRKAWNEPGHAHFLTYSCYRRLPLLTRDRTRRWVIDAMERARREHDAALWAYVIMPEHVHLLLCPNRPRYEMRRILAALKRPVATAAKAFLLERGETAWLDRLTVRYPTREVFRFWQPGGGFDHNIFQEKTAAAVVEYIHANPVRRQLVAHPADWEWSSARFWDGSRDVPLAMDHPEG from the coding sequence GTGTGCCACTGCTCTGCGAGCAGTGTCTTGGGCGGCCGGCGACGGGTTCGGTATCATAGCGGCGTGGAAAGCGGGATACGCAAGACGCGCAAGGCCTGGAACGAGCCGGGCCACGCGCATTTTCTCACGTACTCGTGCTACCGGCGGCTGCCGCTGCTGACGCGGGACCGAACGCGGCGATGGGTGATCGACGCAATGGAGAGGGCCCGGCGGGAGCACGATGCGGCGCTCTGGGCTTACGTCATCATGCCGGAGCACGTGCATCTCCTGCTGTGCCCGAATCGGCCGCGATACGAAATGCGGCGAATTCTGGCGGCGTTGAAGCGGCCGGTCGCCACGGCGGCCAAAGCCTTTCTGCTGGAGCGCGGCGAAACGGCGTGGCTGGACCGGCTGACGGTGCGCTACCCGACGCGGGAGGTGTTCCGCTTCTGGCAGCCGGGCGGCGGGTTCGACCACAACATTTTCCAGGAAAAGACCGCCGCGGCGGTGGTAGAATACATCCACGCGAACCCGGTCCGGCGACAGTTGGTGGCGCACCCCGCGGATTGGGAATGGTCGAGCGCGCGGTTCTGGGACGGAAGTCGGGATGTTCCGCTGGCGATGGACCACCCCGAGGGCTGA
- the wapA_18 gene encoding tRNA(Glu)-specific nuclease WapA precursor, which yields MSNWIAHDEELVEKTEIKNAANAVLLQTTRGFEDHRDLLTSVENKWDPAGTPVVKSRYTYTNDRLARRTSVLTEGTAFSLPSPHTAAYNRYGYNDRNELTTAYRYLGDDLEDTDDPVPNEHFKYDYDPIGNRRGSWMGPEGEDPIISTDYGAPSGVANSLNQYDRVSSTAGEGTQAISNWVEHDEDGNLSLKWLVGDMNCDGQVNVLDTNAFNLALSDPAAYAAQYPNCQIINADVNNDGYINILDITPYVYLILSGNSGGYTRYVWDAENRLIEVRPAAEEDVLADGITRSEYAYDYLGRRVIKRVYTWDATEDEWNLTLDRRFVYDGWLLLLELDGTVAQPPPAVIRKYTWGLDLAGLNGAVGPVSNRSTDDGRSSAGGIGGLLAMEQASGVQSGYSGGYLFCYDANGNVTQVLDADTGAIAVKYEYDPYGKRVNAPTSGELIQPMTFSTRSFDAETGFGAWLYRLYDPRAGRWISRDPIGETDGAHLYTFVHGSPIVLVDAHGRNAQSGRACCKYKDSGEYEYGGGTFTLRRSLDDACFIEEPCPAGSQSPESCCKASCSRERDWSDYFLGEPERWFQRRLVAAHFGSCCTCTVSVVRDPLRFTIDGVFSPLNPCYTHHWLVIQCPTSTHTVDFYNSDRTNPLWGPGVINPQPGFAATPVPPALVVSAKVVSCEDATNLLDAINGETPGTYCFPCRQCRSLGLQWLQDAPAFRECHSIVGPR from the coding sequence GTGTCGAACTGGATCGCGCATGACGAAGAGCTGGTCGAAAAAACCGAGATCAAGAACGCCGCGAACGCCGTGCTGCTGCAAACCACGCGCGGGTTCGAGGATCACCGCGACCTGCTCACGTCGGTCGAGAACAAGTGGGATCCGGCCGGGACACCGGTCGTGAAGTCCCGGTACACGTACACGAACGACCGCCTGGCCCGCCGGACGTCGGTGCTGACCGAGGGCACGGCGTTTTCGCTGCCTTCGCCGCACACGGCGGCGTATAATCGGTACGGCTACAACGACCGGAACGAGCTGACGACGGCGTACCGCTATCTCGGTGACGACCTGGAAGACACGGACGACCCCGTGCCCAACGAGCATTTCAAGTACGACTACGACCCGATCGGCAACCGCCGCGGGTCGTGGATGGGGCCGGAAGGCGAGGATCCGATCATCAGCACGGATTACGGCGCGCCGAGCGGCGTTGCGAACAGTCTGAACCAATACGATCGCGTCTCGTCGACCGCAGGCGAAGGCACGCAGGCGATTTCTAACTGGGTCGAGCATGATGAGGACGGCAATCTGTCGCTCAAGTGGCTGGTGGGCGACATGAACTGTGACGGGCAGGTGAACGTGCTGGACACCAACGCTTTCAACCTGGCCCTATCCGACCCGGCGGCCTACGCGGCGCAGTACCCGAACTGCCAGATCATCAACGCCGACGTGAACAATGACGGATACATCAACATCCTCGACATCACGCCGTACGTGTACCTGATCCTGTCCGGCAACTCCGGCGGCTACACGCGGTACGTCTGGGACGCCGAGAATCGGCTGATCGAGGTCCGCCCGGCGGCGGAGGAGGATGTGCTCGCCGACGGCATCACGCGCAGCGAATATGCGTACGACTATCTTGGCCGCCGCGTCATCAAGCGCGTCTACACGTGGGACGCCACTGAAGACGAGTGGAATCTGACGCTTGACCGCCGGTTCGTCTATGACGGCTGGCTGCTGCTGTTGGAGCTTGACGGCACTGTAGCACAGCCGCCCCCGGCTGTGATCCGCAAGTACACCTGGGGCCTGGACCTGGCCGGCTTGAACGGCGCTGTGGGACCGGTTTCCAACCGGTCAACCGACGACGGCCGGTCTTCCGCGGGTGGCATCGGAGGCCTGCTGGCGATGGAGCAAGCCTCCGGCGTCCAATCCGGCTACTCTGGCGGCTATCTGTTCTGCTACGACGCCAACGGCAACGTCACGCAGGTACTCGACGCCGACACCGGCGCGATCGCCGTCAAGTACGAATACGACCCCTACGGCAAGCGCGTGAACGCGCCGACCAGTGGCGAGCTTATTCAGCCGATGACGTTCAGCACACGGTCGTTTGATGCGGAGACGGGATTCGGGGCGTGGTTGTATCGACTCTATGATCCGAGAGCGGGGAGGTGGATCAGTCGGGATCCGATAGGCGAAACTGACGGCGCGCACTTGTACACATTTGTACACGGGAGCCCGATTGTCCTCGTTGACGCACATGGGCGCAACGCCCAATCTGGGCGAGCGTGCTGTAAGTACAAAGACAGCGGTGAGTACGAGTACGGCGGCGGCACCTTTACATTACGCCGGTCTCTAGACGATGCTTGCTTTATAGAAGAGCCGTGTCCCGCAGGCTCGCAGTCGCCAGAGAGTTGTTGCAAGGCTAGCTGTTCTCGCGAGCGCGATTGGTCTGACTACTTTCTTGGCGAACCAGAACGCTGGTTCCAGCGGCGCCTCGTTGCGGCACACTTCGGTTCATGCTGCACCTGCACTGTGTCAGTAGTCCGCGATCCACTCAGGTTTACCATTGATGGTGTATTCAGCCCTCTGAATCCGTGCTACACCCACCATTGGCTGGTCATTCAGTGTCCGACTTCAACGCATACAGTCGACTTTTACAACTCGGACCGCACTAATCCACTCTGGGGTCCAGGAGTGATCAACCCCCAGCCAGGGTTTGCGGCCACTCCAGTGCCTCCAGCATTAGTCGTAAGCGCAAAGGTTGTGTCCTGCGAGGACGCGACGAATCTACTGGATGCCATCAATGGGGAGACGCCGGGGACATACTGCTTTCCGTGTCGCCAATGTCGTTCCCTTGGACTCCAATGGCTTCAGGATGCACCAGCTTTTCGCGAATGCCATTCAATAGTCGGTCCACGGTAA
- a CDS encoding Transposase DDE domain protein: protein MLILTDEQLDWIAAQIPDPPARPKGGRPIADKRRTLRGIFWILDNGAKWKDLPSQFGSKSTVHRWFARWVAEGVFERLLQLAGRLVETRGGYRLYECYIDGTFAKAKSGGDGVGLTKVGKGVKIMVLVDARGLPVAVETMSAGPHESKLVQRLFDFMLTRETPPRVIGDKAYDCDELDAELAERGIELIAPHRSNRSPDNVTQDRRPLQRYRRRWTVERSIAWIQNFRRLCIRWEKSTKLFQGFLHLGCTLLLLRPVLG from the coding sequence ATGTTGATACTCACGGATGAGCAATTGGACTGGATTGCGGCGCAGATACCCGATCCGCCGGCGCGACCGAAGGGCGGACGTCCAATTGCGGACAAACGCAGGACGCTGCGCGGCATCTTCTGGATTCTGGACAATGGCGCGAAGTGGAAAGACTTGCCGTCGCAGTTTGGCTCGAAGAGCACCGTGCACCGCTGGTTCGCCCGGTGGGTCGCCGAAGGTGTCTTCGAGCGCTTGTTGCAATTGGCTGGCCGGCTCGTCGAGACGCGGGGCGGCTACCGTCTGTACGAATGCTACATTGACGGGACGTTTGCGAAGGCCAAGAGCGGCGGCGACGGCGTTGGACTGACGAAAGTCGGAAAAGGCGTGAAAATCATGGTCCTGGTCGATGCACGCGGGTTGCCGGTGGCGGTCGAGACCATGTCCGCCGGTCCGCACGAGAGCAAGCTGGTCCAGCGCCTGTTCGATTTCATGTTGACCCGCGAGACGCCGCCGCGCGTGATTGGCGACAAGGCGTATGACTGTGACGAACTGGACGCGGAGCTGGCCGAGCGCGGCATTGAATTGATCGCTCCGCACCGCAGCAATCGCAGCCCGGACAACGTGACGCAGGATCGCCGTCCATTGCAGCGTTACCGGCGGCGCTGGACGGTCGAACGCAGCATTGCCTGGATTCAGAACTTCCGGAGACTGTGCATTCGCTGGGAGAAGTCCACAAAGCTGTTTCAGGGCTTCCTGCATCTCGGCTGCACGCTCCTGTTGCTTAGACCGGTTTTGGGATAG
- the wapA_19 gene encoding tRNA(Glu)-specific nuclease WapA precursor, with protein MVTYARNNLNQYVQIDSAQAAPRKNFTHDADGNLSGEWLTGDMNCDGVVNILDLNAFTLAILDPAAYTAQYPNCNLTSGDINGDGLVNVLDINPFTDLLGLKDAPTGLNIRYVWDAENRLIEARPADESAIPAGTLRSEYAYDYLGRRVAKRVYSWTPGSPGSWTLTLDRCFVYDGWLLLLELDALGGTGVPPVVRKYTWGLDLAGLNGAVGPVSNRSTDDGRSSAGGIGGLLAMEQASGVQSGYSGGYFYCYDANGNVTQVLDADSGAIAVKYEYDPYGNRVNTPTSGELDQPMKFSTRPFDAETGFGAWLRRLYDPRTGRWMSRDPIGESGGTHLYSAFRNGPIGYIDMLGASPCPSDCSTCWITCMSAAGQALLGTDEGGVICRPDGCRCACTNRSKIPGGAPGTAEGIIEKCTLKHEETHVDQGTTNPSCYPCGTCGTLSRQGYRVICDSGECSGYGAEATCLADAIRNECRDQQCVDAVRQRLVATLEPIPKPDTCGIRIMLHVDTHG; from the coding sequence ATGGTGACGTACGCCCGGAACAACTTGAACCAGTACGTGCAGATCGACTCGGCCCAGGCCGCGCCGCGGAAGAACTTCACGCACGACGCCGACGGGAACCTGTCCGGCGAGTGGCTGACGGGCGACATGAACTGCGACGGCGTCGTGAACATTCTCGACCTGAACGCCTTCACGCTGGCGATCCTCGACCCGGCCGCGTACACCGCGCAATATCCGAACTGCAACCTGACCAGCGGCGATATCAATGGCGACGGGCTGGTGAACGTGCTCGACATCAATCCGTTCACCGACTTGCTGGGGCTGAAGGACGCGCCGACCGGGCTGAACATCCGCTACGTCTGGGACGCCGAGAACCGGCTGATTGAGGCCCGCCCGGCGGACGAGTCGGCGATCCCCGCGGGAACGCTGCGGAGCGAGTATGCGTATGACTATCTGGGCCGGCGTGTCGCGAAGCGCGTGTATTCGTGGACGCCCGGCTCGCCGGGTTCGTGGACGCTGACTTTGGATCGGTGCTTCGTTTACGACGGCTGGCTCTTGCTGCTGGAACTCGACGCCTTGGGTGGGACCGGCGTCCCGCCGGTCGTTCGCAAATACACCTGGGGGCTCGACCTCGCCGGGCTGAATGGCGCTGTGGGACCGGTTTCCAACCGGTCAACCGACGACGGCCGGTCTTCCGCGGGCGGCATCGGCGGCCTTCTGGCGATGGAACAAGCCTCCGGCGTCCAATCCGGCTACTCTGGCGGCTATTTTTATTGTTACGACGCCAACGGCAACGTGACACAGGTGCTCGACGCCGACTCCGGCGCGATTGCCGTGAAGTACGAATACGACCCGTACGGCAACCGCGTGAACACACCGACGAGCGGCGAACTCGACCAGCCGATGAAATTCAGCACGCGGCCGTTCGACGCCGAGACCGGTTTCGGCGCGTGGCTGCGCCGGCTCTATGACCCGAGGACGGGGAGGTGGATGAGCCGGGATCCGATTGGGGAAAGCGGAGGAACGCACCTGTATAGCGCCTTCCGGAACGGGCCAATCGGATACATCGATATGCTAGGCGCAAGCCCTTGTCCGTCTGATTGCTCGACGTGCTGGATTACATGTATGTCGGCGGCCGGTCAAGCACTCTTGGGAACCGATGAAGGGGGAGTAATCTGCCGACCGGATGGTTGCCGGTGTGCGTGTACAAATCGGTCGAAAATTCCCGGCGGTGCGCCAGGGACGGCCGAAGGAATAATTGAAAAGTGTACGCTTAAGCACGAAGAGACCCATGTGGATCAAGGTACAACAAACCCCAGTTGCTATCCGTGTGGTACGTGCGGCACTCTTTCGCGGCAAGGGTACAGAGTTATCTGTGATTCTGGCGAATGCTCTGGCTACGGAGCGGAGGCCACTTGCCTTGCAGATGCAATTCGCAATGAATGTCGCGATCAACAGTGCGTAGATGCTGTGCGCCAGAGACTGGTTGCCACGCTAGAACCTATCCCAAAACCAGACACCTGTGGAATCCGTATAATGCTACATGTTGATACTCACGGATGA
- the hspA_1 gene encoding Spore protein SP21, with protein sequence MPGKRIPIRRALRGCFRYNLPGVMRRVQQVPVDGFLCESHMSSKFGSDEPMSEWSRKIGDIMDEMLNRSFVQYKDSGAWQPATDVFESRTSYFVCVELAGMEKQDIDVECLDDRRVLVSGRRKQPRPSGVSGPLSVHVLEIDEGPFQREIDLPEPVKVDQVEAGYSKGYLWITLPKNAKS encoded by the coding sequence ATGCCCGGAAAACGCATCCCTATCCGCCGCGCGCTTCGCGGCTGCTTCCGCTACAATCTCCCCGGCGTCATGCGCCGTGTGCAGCAGGTTCCTGTCGACGGCTTCTTGTGCGAGAGCCACATGTCCAGCAAGTTCGGCTCGGATGAACCGATGTCGGAATGGTCGCGGAAGATCGGCGACATCATGGACGAGATGCTCAACCGCAGCTTCGTCCAGTACAAGGACAGCGGCGCGTGGCAGCCCGCCACGGACGTGTTCGAGTCGCGCACCAGCTACTTCGTCTGCGTCGAGCTGGCCGGCATGGAGAAGCAGGACATCGACGTGGAATGCCTCGACGACCGCCGCGTCCTGGTCAGCGGCCGCCGCAAGCAGCCGCGCCCCAGCGGCGTCAGCGGTCCGCTGAGCGTGCACGTGCTTGAGATTGATGAAGGGCCGTTCCAGCGGGAAATCGACCTGCCCGAACCGGTCAAGGTGGACCAGGTCGAGGCCGGCTACAGCAAGGGCTATCTATGGATCACGCTCCCGAAAAACGCGAAGAGCTAG
- the lon2_1 gene encoding Lon protease 2 translates to MDHAPEKREELDELQGGEDEDRAGRVIGVADSEDEGAPSIPDELPILPVRGVVVFPGTVVPLTIGREKSKRLMDAVLAGNKMLAIFAQRRDDVEDPGINDVYRVGTAATVLKLLRMPDGSNSLLVHGLVRVGLEQMVSTEPYWKAVVHAHEDPGESNIEIEALAYAARRTAEQIMENSPNVPEEARIVLSNIERPGPLADFLSANLSLGLVQKQELLETFDIADRLRKVNATLNNQLEVLQLSQKIQQEVRGQIDKTQREYYLNEQMRAIRKELGEEDSRDADVQELKKRVTSVGMPEVVLKEATRELARLQRVSQASPENGVIRDYLEWLCEMPWTAATTDNLDLKRAETILNQDHYGLERIKRRILEFLAVRKLKPTGKGPILCFAGPPGVGKTSLGQSIARALDRKFIRIALGGVRDEADIRGHRRTYIGAIPGRLVQEIRRAAVRNPVVMLDELDKLASDFRGDPAAALLEVLDPAQNHSFTDHYLGVPFDLSAALFIATANYMDPVPPALRDRMEVIELPGYTSAEKLEIAKRYLAPRQAEENGLKPEAIQFSDKILRELIDFYTREAGVRNLERNIGTACRAVAARVAKGEKVPPKVTSESLEECLGPPRFESEIALAKAEPGVATGLAYTPVGGEIIFVEAAAMAGRGGFTLTGQIGDVMRESAQAALSLLRGRAEQWGIKLPDLGNVDVHIHVPAGGIPKDGPSAGVAMLTALVSLMTRRAVDPTVGMTGEITLRGLVLPIGGVKEKVLGAHRAGLKTVILPSRNRPDLHEVPDDVRKAMNFVFAERVEDVLNVAFAASARGTPKGPKTPKAAGSRRKRPTSPPRKSARPVNTANGRRRAARGA, encoded by the coding sequence ATGGATCACGCTCCCGAAAAACGCGAAGAGCTAGACGAGCTCCAGGGCGGCGAGGACGAGGACCGGGCCGGGCGCGTCATCGGCGTCGCCGACAGCGAGGACGAGGGCGCTCCCAGCATCCCGGATGAATTGCCGATCCTGCCGGTCCGCGGCGTGGTCGTCTTTCCGGGCACGGTCGTTCCGCTGACGATCGGGCGTGAGAAGTCCAAGCGGCTCATGGACGCCGTGCTGGCCGGCAACAAGATGCTGGCCATCTTCGCGCAGCGCCGCGACGACGTGGAGGACCCCGGAATCAACGACGTGTACCGGGTCGGCACGGCGGCGACGGTGCTCAAGCTGCTGCGCATGCCGGACGGCTCCAACAGCCTGCTGGTGCACGGACTGGTGCGCGTCGGCCTGGAGCAGATGGTCTCGACCGAGCCTTACTGGAAGGCCGTGGTCCACGCGCACGAGGACCCGGGCGAATCCAACATCGAGATTGAGGCCCTGGCTTACGCCGCCCGCCGCACGGCCGAGCAGATCATGGAAAACAGCCCGAACGTGCCGGAGGAGGCGCGGATCGTGCTGAGCAACATCGAGCGGCCGGGGCCGCTGGCCGATTTCCTTTCGGCCAACCTGTCGCTGGGGCTGGTGCAGAAGCAGGAGCTGCTGGAGACGTTCGATATCGCCGACCGCTTGCGCAAGGTGAACGCGACGCTCAACAATCAGCTCGAAGTGCTGCAGCTTTCGCAGAAGATCCAGCAGGAAGTCCGCGGGCAGATCGACAAGACGCAGCGCGAGTACTACCTGAACGAGCAGATGCGGGCCATCCGCAAGGAGCTGGGCGAGGAGGACTCACGCGACGCGGATGTCCAGGAGCTCAAGAAGCGCGTCACGTCGGTCGGCATGCCGGAAGTGGTGCTGAAAGAGGCCACGCGCGAGCTGGCGCGTTTGCAGCGCGTGTCTCAGGCGTCGCCGGAGAACGGCGTCATTCGCGATTATCTCGAGTGGCTGTGCGAAATGCCGTGGACCGCCGCCACGACGGACAATCTCGACCTGAAGCGGGCCGAGACCATCCTGAATCAGGATCATTACGGGCTCGAACGCATCAAGCGCCGCATTCTGGAGTTCCTCGCCGTCCGCAAGCTCAAGCCGACCGGCAAGGGGCCGATCCTGTGCTTTGCCGGACCGCCGGGCGTCGGAAAAACGTCGCTGGGCCAGAGCATCGCCCGCGCCCTCGACCGCAAGTTCATTCGCATCGCCCTGGGCGGCGTGCGCGACGAGGCGGACATCCGCGGCCATCGCCGCACCTATATCGGCGCCATCCCCGGCCGGCTGGTTCAGGAGATTCGCCGCGCCGCCGTCCGCAACCCGGTCGTCATGCTGGATGAGCTGGACAAGCTGGCGTCCGATTTTCGCGGCGACCCGGCGGCGGCGCTGCTGGAAGTGCTCGACCCGGCCCAAAACCACAGCTTTACGGATCACTACCTGGGAGTGCCGTTCGACCTGTCGGCGGCGCTGTTTATCGCGACGGCGAACTACATGGACCCGGTGCCGCCGGCGCTTCGCGACCGCATGGAAGTCATCGAGCTGCCGGGGTACACATCCGCCGAGAAGCTCGAAATCGCCAAGCGCTACCTGGCGCCGCGTCAGGCTGAGGAGAACGGCCTGAAGCCCGAGGCGATCCAGTTCAGCGACAAAATCCTGCGGGAGCTGATCGACTTCTACACGCGTGAGGCCGGCGTCCGAAACCTCGAACGCAACATTGGCACCGCCTGCCGCGCCGTCGCGGCGCGGGTCGCCAAGGGCGAAAAGGTCCCGCCGAAGGTCACTTCCGAGTCTCTGGAGGAGTGCCTCGGCCCGCCGCGATTCGAGTCGGAGATTGCGCTGGCCAAGGCTGAGCCGGGCGTCGCCACGGGTTTGGCTTATACGCCGGTGGGCGGCGAGATCATCTTCGTCGAAGCGGCGGCGATGGCCGGCCGCGGCGGATTCACGCTCACCGGTCAGATCGGCGACGTTATGCGCGAGTCGGCTCAGGCAGCTCTTTCGCTGCTGCGCGGCCGGGCCGAGCAATGGGGCATCAAACTGCCTGACCTCGGAAACGTCGATGTGCATATTCACGTACCAGCCGGCGGCATCCCGAAAGACGGACCGTCCGCGGGCGTCGCGATGCTGACCGCGCTTGTTTCGCTTATGACCAGGCGCGCCGTTGATCCGACCGTCGGCATGACCGGCGAAATCACGCTGCGCGGGCTGGTCTTGCCGATCGGCGGCGTGAAGGAGAAAGTCCTGGGTGCGCACCGGGCGGGTCTGAAGACGGTCATACTCCCTTCGCGCAACAGGCCCGACCTGCACGAAGTGCCGGATGACGTGCGCAAGGCAATGAACTTCGTCTTCGCCGAGCGCGTTGAGGACGTGCTTAACGTCGCCTTCGCCGCGAGCGCGCGCGGGACGCCAAAAGGACCAAAAACCCCGAAAGCTGCTGGTTCCCGGCGCAAACGTCCGACATCGCCGCCTCGCAAGTCGGCACGGCCTGTGAACACAGCGAACGGTCGCCGCCGCGCCGCCCGCGGTGCCTAG
- a CDS encoding DNA-binding protein HU, with product MKTITKKDLVDRISEETATKRVTVKKIIQYFLDDIVHELGNGNRLEFRDFGVFELRSRAARVAQNPKTMEKVAVPRKRTVKFKIGRLMKERLLSIEQPAAQVIGSNHQPAAQQA from the coding sequence ATGAAAACGATTACAAAGAAAGACCTTGTCGACCGTATTTCGGAAGAGACCGCTACCAAGCGAGTTACGGTCAAGAAAATCATCCAGTACTTTCTCGATGACATCGTTCACGAGCTCGGGAACGGCAACCGCCTCGAGTTTCGCGATTTCGGCGTGTTCGAGCTTCGTTCCCGAGCGGCCCGCGTGGCCCAAAACCCCAAGACCATGGAAAAAGTCGCCGTGCCGCGTAAGCGCACGGTGAAGTTCAAGATCGGCCGGCTGATGAAAGAGCGGCTGCTCTCCATCGAACAGCCCGCGGCGCAGGTGATCGGCAGCAACCACCAGCCGGCCGCGCAGCAAGCCTAG